CCCATGATGGGCGGGAGCGACGTGAGTACGCCTCTGTGTTTCTTGATTTGCGCCACCCCCCATGGGTTGGCGCCTGGCGTCACAAGTTTCAGTGCCAACAATGTCTGGTGGTGTTCTCGGCTTGCCATCTCGGATGGGTTGCAGGGAGACAGGGTGAGGGTGGTGCAGACGCTGCTCTTCGTCACCGGCATCAACACGCTGCTGCAGTCGCTCTTCGGGACGCGGCTGCCCACGGTCATAGGCAGCTCCTACGCCTTCCTCATCCCGGTGATGGCCATCGTGCAGGACTCATCGCTCGCGGCCGTACCTGACGACCACAAGGTGAGCAATCATTCATTCACTTTCACTTTCTAGTATCCGCACATTCAGAAATTCTTTAATGGTATGGTCTAATCAAAACCATCTTTGAGCAGAGATTCCTCCAGAGCATGCGGGCCATACAAGGGGCGGTTATAGTGTCCTCCAGTATTCAGATCATCCTTGGTTACAGCCAGCTCT
This DNA window, taken from Triticum aestivum cultivar Chinese Spring unplaced genomic scaffold, IWGSC CS RefSeq v2.1 scaffold135979, whole genome shotgun sequence, encodes the following:
- the LOC123176722 gene encoding nucleobase-ascorbate transporter 1-like translates to MMGGSDVSTPLCFLICATPHGLAPGVTSFSANNVWWCSRLAISDGLQGDRVRVVQTLLFVTGINTLLQSLFGTRLPTVIGSSYAFLIPVMAIVQDSSLAAVPDDHKRFLQSMRAIQGAVIVSSSIQIILGYSQLWGIFSTYHHTH